From the genome of Arthrobacter alpinus, one region includes:
- a CDS encoding cold-shock protein has protein sequence MPIGKVKWYDNEKGFGILTADDGREVFLRANALAADTGEIKPGMRMEFGVADGRKGAQAMAAKILDRSPSVAKAKRMPARDLAPIVQDVVSLLEHSIGSLTNGKYPDGDASKIAAALRKVADNFDA, from the coding sequence GTGCCGATCGGCAAAGTTAAGTGGTACGACAACGAAAAAGGCTTCGGCATTTTGACTGCCGACGACGGTCGTGAAGTTTTCCTGCGCGCCAACGCGCTGGCGGCTGACACCGGGGAAATCAAGCCCGGCATGCGCATGGAGTTCGGTGTCGCGGATGGCCGCAAGGGCGCCCAAGCCATGGCCGCAAAGATCTTGGACCGCAGCCCCTCAGTGGCCAAGGCCAAACGGATGCCCGCCCGGGACCTGGCACCCATTGTGCAGGACGTGGTGTCCTTGCTGGAACACTCCATAGGCTCACTGACCAACGGCAAATACCCGGATGGTGACGCGAGCAAGATTGCCGCCGCGTTGCGCAAGGTCGCCGACAACTTCGACGCATAA
- a CDS encoding TetR/AcrR family transcriptional regulator, giving the protein MSVPVQEETFRARKRTAALLAIRTAAIELGLTNGYENVTVEMICDASMISQRTFFNYFGSKEGAFITAGKSMPSPERVRGFVEGTGSSVFGDLFSLIAETMVDGDPGVALVRARHQLIQQTPELLNREKARISETAETFVGYVMDRYHFQGRDLSTTPDLEDEARMIVALVSGAMRYAMQKWVAGNFAATREELVRSVSALIQRVTANEHWP; this is encoded by the coding sequence ATGAGCGTCCCGGTGCAGGAAGAGACATTTCGTGCGCGAAAGCGCACGGCAGCACTTCTTGCCATCCGGACCGCCGCCATCGAGCTGGGCCTGACGAATGGCTATGAAAATGTCACGGTTGAGATGATCTGTGACGCCAGCATGATTTCCCAACGCACCTTCTTCAACTACTTCGGGTCCAAGGAAGGCGCGTTCATCACCGCCGGCAAGAGCATGCCCTCCCCCGAGCGGGTCCGCGGGTTTGTTGAGGGCACCGGGTCCAGCGTGTTTGGCGATCTGTTCAGCCTGATCGCCGAAACCATGGTGGATGGGGATCCAGGTGTGGCCCTCGTCCGTGCCCGCCACCAACTCATCCAACAAACCCCCGAGTTGTTGAACCGGGAAAAGGCACGGATCAGCGAGACCGCGGAAACCTTTGTGGGCTATGTGATGGACCGCTACCATTTCCAGGGCCGCGATCTCTCAACCACACCCGACCTTGAGGACGAGGCCCGCATGATAGTGGCCCTCGTGTCGGGTGCCATGCGCTACGCCATGCAAAAGTGGGTGGCCGGAAACTTCGCTGCCACGCGCGAGGAGCTGGTGCGCAGCGTGTCGGCGCTCATCCAGCGCGTCACCGCGAACGAGCACTGGCCGTAA
- a CDS encoding MDR family MFS transporter yields the protein MSITTAIPPNPGVTTKRSILLVFAGLIVTMLLASLDQTIFSTALPTIVGQLHGVDEMLWVITIYILASTIMLPIYGKLGDLMGRKGIFITAISVFILGSIVGGLAQDMTWLIIGRGVQGLGGGGLMLLSQAIIADVVPARERGRYMGIMGGVFALSSVAGPLLGGWFTDGIGWRWGLWMNVPLGILAIISAVFFLKLPKRARPEGRVDVAGMALLGITSTLLVLVSTWGGTKYSWGSPTILAMGVGTVACAGAFIWVEHKADLPIMSLHLFKDRNFNLTTAAALITGIAMFGTLAYLPTYLQMVTGANATQAGLLMIPMMAGLLVTSIASGQLVSKTGRYKWLPITGMFIVAGALVLLSSMTAAMPVWLICAYLAIMGVGLGMSMQILVLIVQNQFPNSQVGMATASSNYFRQIGASLGAAVVGSLFATRLTTLLMERLPATGASGSGGSNSLTPELVRELPAAVRNIVVGAYNDALTPIFIYMVPLLLLAGILLFFIKEIPLATTIESAGADTSGTKAHKTGR from the coding sequence ATGTCAATAACAACCGCAATACCACCAAACCCCGGCGTCACCACGAAGCGCAGCATCTTGCTGGTGTTCGCCGGGCTGATCGTGACCATGCTTCTTGCCTCGCTGGACCAAACAATCTTTAGTACGGCACTGCCCACCATCGTGGGCCAGTTGCACGGTGTGGATGAGATGCTCTGGGTCATCACCATTTACATCCTGGCCTCAACCATCATGCTGCCCATCTACGGAAAACTGGGCGACCTGATGGGCCGCAAAGGCATCTTCATTACCGCCATCTCCGTCTTCATCCTCGGCTCGATTGTCGGTGGCCTGGCCCAGGACATGACCTGGCTGATCATCGGCCGTGGCGTCCAGGGGCTCGGTGGTGGAGGTTTGATGCTGCTCTCGCAGGCAATTATTGCCGACGTCGTCCCCGCTAGGGAGCGTGGGCGTTACATGGGCATCATGGGCGGCGTCTTTGCCCTGTCCTCGGTGGCAGGCCCGCTGCTAGGCGGCTGGTTCACCGATGGCATTGGCTGGCGTTGGGGCCTGTGGATGAACGTTCCGCTGGGTATCCTGGCCATCATTTCGGCGGTGTTCTTCCTGAAATTGCCCAAGCGCGCCCGCCCGGAAGGCCGGGTGGATGTGGCAGGCATGGCGCTACTGGGCATCACCTCCACCCTCTTGGTGCTGGTCAGCACCTGGGGCGGTACCAAGTACAGCTGGGGCTCCCCCACCATCTTGGCCATGGGAGTGGGTACCGTTGCATGCGCGGGCGCCTTCATCTGGGTGGAGCACAAAGCCGATCTTCCCATCATGTCCTTGCACCTGTTCAAGGATCGCAACTTCAACCTGACCACGGCGGCGGCTCTAATCACCGGGATCGCCATGTTTGGCACGCTGGCCTACCTGCCCACGTACCTTCAAATGGTGACCGGCGCCAACGCCACCCAAGCCGGGCTGCTCATGATCCCGATGATGGCCGGACTGCTTGTCACCTCCATCGCCTCGGGACAGCTGGTGAGCAAGACAGGGCGGTACAAGTGGCTTCCCATCACCGGGATGTTCATCGTGGCCGGGGCGCTGGTGCTGCTCTCGTCCATGACGGCGGCCATGCCGGTCTGGCTCATTTGCGCCTACCTTGCCATCATGGGCGTCGGCTTGGGCATGAGCATGCAAATCCTGGTGCTCATTGTCCAGAACCAGTTCCCCAATTCCCAGGTGGGCATGGCCACCGCCTCCAGCAACTACTTCCGCCAGATTGGCGCATCCCTGGGTGCCGCCGTCGTCGGCAGCCTCTTTGCAACACGGCTGACCACCCTCTTGATGGAACGGCTGCCCGCCACCGGCGCAAGCGGATCAGGTGGATCCAACTCCCTCACCCCCGAGCTTGTGCGAGAACTGCCCGCTGCCGTACGGAACATCGTGGTGGGCGCCTACAACGACGCCCTGACACCGATCTTCATCTACATGGTGCCGTTGCTGTTGTTGGCGGGGATCCTGCTGTTCTTCATCAAGGAGATCCCGCTGGCCACCACCATTGAGTCAGCGGGCGCAGATACCTCCGGCACCAAGGCGCACAAAACCGGCCGTTGA
- a CDS encoding metal-dependent transcriptional regulator → MTDLIDTTEMYLRTILELEEENIVALRARIAERLHHSGPTVSQTIGRMERDGLVIVSGDRHLELTPAGRSKATRVMRKHRLAERLLSDVIGLDWAYVHEEACRWEHVMSERVEQRLFDLLGRPEESPYGNPIPGLEELGGRAAPVFAAGLVTLVDAMATYSPEQSVTIHRLSERIQVEPELLTQLDEGGLRPGAKISLAQVGEYISVRVPGIDGALELPPEVASHVFVSMA, encoded by the coding sequence GTGACAGATCTTATCGACACGACGGAAATGTATCTGCGAACCATTCTTGAGTTGGAAGAAGAGAACATTGTTGCCTTGCGTGCGCGCATCGCAGAACGTTTACATCACTCCGGCCCCACCGTCTCGCAGACCATCGGGCGGATGGAACGCGACGGCCTGGTCATTGTTTCCGGTGACCGCCATCTGGAACTCACACCGGCGGGGCGCAGCAAGGCTACCCGTGTCATGCGCAAGCACCGGCTGGCAGAGCGTCTACTCTCGGACGTCATTGGCCTGGACTGGGCCTATGTTCACGAAGAAGCATGCCGGTGGGAACACGTCATGAGCGAGCGTGTGGAACAACGTTTGTTTGACCTGTTGGGACGCCCCGAGGAATCCCCTTACGGCAACCCCATCCCCGGGTTGGAAGAACTGGGCGGGCGGGCCGCTCCCGTGTTCGCTGCCGGCCTTGTCACACTCGTCGATGCCATGGCCACCTATTCCCCGGAGCAATCAGTGACAATTCACCGTTTGTCGGAGCGGATCCAAGTGGAACCGGAGCTGTTGACCCAGCTCGATGAAGGCGGGTTGCGCCCCGGTGCCAAAATCTCCCTGGCCCAGGTGGGCGAGTACATTTCGGTCCGGGTGCCCGGAATTGACGGGGCGCTGGAGCTGCCTCCGGAAGTCGCATCCCATGTGTTCGTCTCTATGGCGTAA
- the serC gene encoding phosphoserine transaminase has translation MSESTPLTIPANLRPVDGRFGAGPSKVRPEQMAALSAAGASLLGTSHRQAPVKNLVGEVRSGLSDFFAAPDGYEVIMGVGGSTAFWDVASFGLVEKKAQHLSFGEFGSKFASATNNAPFLEASSIIKSAPGTRPVSTAEAGVDVYAWPQNETSTGVAAPVRRVAGVDDGALVLVDATSAAGGLHVDVGEADVYYFAPQKNFASDGGLWLGLFSPAALERAARIAATDRWVPDFLNLKTAIDNSLLNQTYNTPALSTLVTLNEQVKWLNASGGLDFASQRTADSAGRLYSWAEASPVATPFVVDPQDRSNVIVTIDFDDSVDAAAVSKVLRANGILDTEPYRKLGRNQLRIATFVAIEPDDVTALTKCIDYVIENL, from the coding sequence GTGAGCGAATCCACACCCCTCACCATCCCTGCCAATCTTCGCCCGGTCGACGGCCGTTTTGGCGCGGGGCCATCGAAGGTCCGACCGGAGCAGATGGCAGCTTTGTCCGCCGCTGGTGCGTCCCTACTGGGGACCTCGCACCGCCAGGCACCCGTGAAAAACCTGGTGGGCGAGGTGCGTAGCGGCCTGTCGGATTTCTTCGCGGCACCGGACGGCTATGAAGTCATCATGGGCGTTGGCGGTTCCACCGCGTTTTGGGACGTAGCCTCCTTCGGTCTCGTGGAGAAGAAAGCCCAGCACCTTTCCTTTGGTGAGTTTGGCTCCAAGTTTGCCTCCGCCACGAACAACGCGCCGTTCCTTGAGGCGTCCTCCATCATCAAGTCGGCCCCGGGCACGCGCCCCGTTTCCACTGCGGAAGCCGGGGTCGATGTATACGCCTGGCCGCAGAATGAGACGTCCACCGGTGTTGCCGCTCCCGTCAGGCGTGTTGCCGGGGTCGACGACGGCGCCCTGGTGCTCGTGGACGCCACCTCGGCAGCTGGCGGCCTCCACGTGGACGTGGGTGAGGCAGACGTGTATTACTTTGCCCCTCAAAAAAACTTTGCCTCCGATGGCGGACTTTGGCTTGGCTTGTTCTCTCCCGCCGCGCTGGAGCGGGCTGCACGGATCGCCGCCACCGACCGCTGGGTTCCGGACTTCCTGAACCTTAAGACCGCCATCGATAACTCGCTGCTGAACCAGACGTACAACACCCCAGCGCTCTCCACCCTGGTGACGCTCAACGAGCAGGTCAAGTGGCTCAACGCCAGCGGCGGCCTCGACTTCGCCTCCCAGCGCACCGCCGACTCCGCAGGGCGCCTGTATTCCTGGGCCGAGGCCTCACCGGTCGCCACCCCGTTTGTGGTTGACCCTCAGGACCGCTCCAACGTGATCGTCACCATCGATTTTGATGACTCCGTGGACGCCGCCGCCGTTTCCAAGGTGCTGCGTGCCAACGGGATTCTCGATACCGAGCCGTACCGGAAGCTGGGCCGCAACCAGTTGCGCATCGCCACCTTCGTCGCCATTGAGCCCGACGACGTCACGGCACTGACCAAGTGCATCGACTACGTCATCGAAAACCTCTAA
- the mobA gene encoding molybdenum cofactor guanylyltransferase, with translation MERATMLAVILAGGRSRRLGGVPKAGLMVDGATLLSRTVDAASAVTGAGAGTGATGSAADASIAVVGPAQGMETWLAGCAHRPGLHILQEDPPFAGPAAGIAAGLQALGATQGHVLVLACDMVHAGALAQWLEQAVAGCGPLEGVIAVDGGRWQPLAAIYPVAPLNEAIAEAREAHRLQNASVFSLLATVKLRECAVLAGLTADIDTFNDARSHGIAVPDVK, from the coding sequence GTGGAAAGAGCAACGATGCTGGCGGTGATCCTTGCCGGTGGCCGCTCCCGGAGGCTGGGCGGGGTACCCAAGGCAGGCCTGATGGTGGACGGTGCAACGCTCCTGTCCCGGACGGTGGATGCTGCTTCCGCGGTCACTGGCGCCGGAGCCGGCACCGGAGCAACTGGCAGCGCCGCGGACGCCAGCATCGCCGTCGTCGGGCCCGCTCAGGGAATGGAAACCTGGTTGGCAGGGTGCGCACACCGCCCCGGACTGCACATTCTCCAAGAAGATCCTCCCTTTGCTGGCCCGGCAGCGGGAATCGCCGCGGGTCTGCAGGCCCTCGGTGCTACTCAGGGGCATGTCCTGGTTCTGGCATGCGACATGGTGCACGCTGGTGCGTTGGCGCAATGGCTGGAGCAGGCAGTGGCCGGGTGCGGGCCCCTTGAAGGCGTCATAGCCGTGGACGGGGGACGCTGGCAGCCGCTGGCCGCCATCTACCCCGTGGCGCCGCTGAACGAGGCCATTGCGGAGGCGCGGGAGGCGCACCGGCTGCAAAACGCTTCTGTCTTCTCCTTGCTTGCTACTGTGAAGTTGAGGGAATGCGCCGTCCTTGCAGGCTTGACGGCGGACATTGACACCTTCAATGACGCCCGGAGTCACGGCATCGCCGTTCCGGACGTGAAATAG
- a CDS encoding molybdopterin molybdotransferase MoeA, whose translation MAPGNPEPRVLAHTWEEARALAYAVAAPLPVNSVPLAQAGGRKLGADVLALHNMPHYASSAMDGWAVAGSPPWILAEPGRRLTAGQAAPIVTGGLVPAGAKAVLRAESGEISTDDEGLPVLVRSGAASPGEPRNGQHIRPASEEAADEELLIKAGTMLNPAHVALAALGGHDRLPVFGRPTVSLVFTGDEVVSSGIPAPGRVRDAFSPQLGGVVEMLGGAVVALQRAPDTLPGMLAALQDTETEPADVVITTGATGHSRADFLRRALTHMGAKLHVSSIAMRPGHPTLLAELPDGRFLVGLPGNPLAAMIGLLIVGAPLLARLGTLPVPVTFEVACGSPIKEYHGPTRLMPYRLVYGLASPCAYTDSAMMRGLAAADGVMVVPPHGAKMGETLTAVALPWV comes from the coding sequence ATGGCGCCAGGGAATCCCGAGCCGCGCGTGCTTGCCCATACCTGGGAGGAAGCCCGGGCGCTGGCCTATGCCGTGGCCGCGCCGCTTCCGGTGAACAGCGTGCCGTTGGCGCAGGCGGGCGGCCGGAAACTGGGCGCGGACGTGCTGGCCCTGCACAACATGCCGCACTACGCCTCCTCGGCCATGGACGGCTGGGCCGTCGCAGGGAGCCCGCCATGGATCCTTGCCGAACCCGGCCGCCGCCTCACGGCCGGACAGGCGGCGCCCATCGTCACCGGCGGCCTGGTCCCTGCCGGGGCCAAGGCAGTCCTGCGGGCCGAGTCTGGGGAAATTTCCACAGACGACGAAGGCCTGCCGGTGCTGGTACGCAGCGGCGCAGCCAGCCCCGGGGAGCCGCGGAACGGCCAGCACATCCGCCCCGCCAGCGAGGAGGCGGCAGACGAGGAACTCTTGATCAAGGCCGGCACCATGCTCAACCCCGCCCACGTCGCCTTGGCGGCCCTAGGCGGCCACGACCGGCTCCCGGTGTTCGGACGGCCCACGGTGTCGCTGGTGTTCACTGGCGACGAGGTGGTCTCCAGCGGCATTCCGGCCCCCGGCCGCGTCCGTGACGCGTTCTCACCCCAGCTCGGAGGCGTGGTGGAAATGTTAGGGGGGGCCGTCGTCGCACTGCAACGGGCGCCGGACACCCTACCCGGCATGCTCGCCGCGCTCCAGGACACCGAAACCGAACCGGCGGACGTCGTCATCACCACCGGCGCCACGGGGCACTCACGCGCGGATTTCTTGCGCCGGGCTCTGACGCACATGGGGGCCAAACTGCACGTCAGTTCCATTGCCATGCGCCCCGGCCACCCCACCTTGCTGGCGGAGCTGCCCGACGGCAGGTTCCTCGTGGGGCTGCCCGGCAACCCGCTGGCCGCCATGATCGGGCTGCTGATCGTAGGCGCCCCGTTGCTGGCCAGGCTCGGAACCTTGCCCGTTCCAGTCACCTTTGAGGTTGCGTGCGGCTCGCCCATCAAGGAATACCACGGGCCCACCAGACTCATGCCGTACCGGCTGGTTTATGGGCTGGCCTCGCCCTGCGCCTACACGGATTCGGCCATGATGCGCGGCCTGGCGGCGGCCGACGGCGTGATGGTGGTGCCCCCGCACGGCGCCAAAATGGGCGAGACACTTACGGCGGTGGCCCTACCTTGGGTTTGA
- a CDS encoding nuclear transport factor 2 family protein, which produces MDEAAVDVVRKFYESIAERDMDKAEGCFAADALWHLPGKSPISGDHVGWAAIRDEFLLKLAPLSGGTFRAELLDVAVGERYVVAIQHATGAFGGRVLDITGCQLMRVEAGLIREVRGHYSNQELLDSFWEEPAN; this is translated from the coding sequence ATGGATGAGGCTGCAGTTGACGTGGTGCGGAAATTCTACGAGTCCATTGCCGAACGTGACATGGACAAAGCGGAGGGCTGTTTCGCCGCAGATGCGCTGTGGCATTTGCCCGGCAAAAGCCCGATTTCCGGTGACCATGTTGGCTGGGCCGCGATCAGGGACGAATTTCTACTCAAGCTGGCGCCGCTTTCCGGAGGGACCTTCCGGGCGGAGCTGCTCGACGTCGCGGTGGGTGAGCGGTATGTGGTGGCCATCCAACACGCAACCGGTGCGTTTGGTGGACGAGTCTTGGACATCACCGGGTGCCAGCTCATGCGTGTTGAGGCAGGATTGATACGCGAGGTGCGGGGGCACTATTCGAACCAGGAGCTGCTCGACTCCTTCTGGGAAGAACCGGCCAACTGA
- a CDS encoding M23 family metallopeptidase, giving the protein MSEVKQHGRRRATEPTSHELVPFVGSRRDALAAERSSASSQAGLSQLLRAGLANGAGQKVGIALAATGLALAVTVPSATGMSLASTDLSSAATAEIVVSAGADIPISFTTPALGSVLNQDGQLRETLKVKASNVTAQAAKGTLSAPLKTLVESSPFGARINPLTGAAGEVHTGQDFAVQCSTAVFAAASGTVTFAGWHSYGGGNRVVIDHGNGLSTSYNHLSSIGVKVGQKLQRGDQVALSGTTGASTGCHLHFEVIVDDETVDPKGWL; this is encoded by the coding sequence GTGTCAGAGGTTAAGCAGCACGGACGCCGTCGGGCGACCGAGCCAACTAGTCACGAGCTTGTCCCGTTTGTGGGCAGCCGCCGTGACGCCCTCGCCGCCGAGCGCTCAAGCGCAAGCTCCCAGGCTGGCCTGAGCCAGTTGCTGCGGGCAGGGCTTGCCAACGGTGCCGGCCAAAAAGTAGGCATAGCACTCGCCGCAACGGGCCTGGCCCTGGCGGTGACTGTTCCCTCTGCCACTGGCATGTCCCTGGCCAGCACAGACCTTAGCTCGGCGGCCACGGCGGAAATCGTGGTTTCCGCCGGCGCAGACATTCCCATTTCCTTCACAACTCCTGCCCTTGGCAGCGTGTTGAACCAGGACGGCCAGCTGCGCGAGACGCTCAAGGTCAAGGCCTCCAACGTCACCGCCCAAGCAGCCAAAGGCACACTGTCCGCCCCGTTGAAGACTCTCGTGGAGTCCTCGCCGTTTGGTGCCCGCATCAACCCGCTCACCGGCGCGGCCGGCGAAGTGCATACGGGGCAGGACTTTGCCGTCCAGTGCTCCACAGCCGTCTTTGCCGCAGCCAGCGGCACGGTAACTTTTGCCGGATGGCACTCATACGGTGGCGGCAACAGGGTGGTCATCGATCATGGCAACGGCCTCTCCACCTCTTACAACCACCTGAGCTCCATTGGTGTCAAGGTTGGACAAAAGCTTCAGCGTGGCGACCAGGTGGCGCTCAGCGGCACCACAGGCGCCTCCACCGGCTGCCACCTGCACTTTGAGGTAATCGTCGATGACGAGACAGTCGACCCCAAGGGCTGGCTTTAA
- a CDS encoding FUSC family protein, which translates to MVIFSRPQPGTLPTTLKLLVAIMIPSVIVSVLGGASASMGFGLAMGLGMAVTPVSKPRQAALLVIVGAALGGLASLAGSTPWAIAVLMFVSAILSAATNQRSAGLLSLTPVMVILFGPGPINLPWWSAVLWILAGGLAGALITRLLKFQAPTLPVEKRTALEHGIAVGLLCAAIMYWALANSIPHGYWVAVTVLMALRPLANQRRETLNGRLIGTLLGAIIALLAVLFLPVWGAVIVAVLCLFFMVWYSMGGAYLMQALALTPMLLIFASLGDIDRGFELTFERVIFTVIGIAAAVLVALLLRRWESRREDLSA; encoded by the coding sequence ATGGTGATTTTTAGCCGTCCCCAACCGGGGACCCTGCCGACAACGCTCAAGCTCTTAGTGGCCATCATGATTCCGTCCGTCATCGTCAGCGTGCTCGGAGGGGCCTCGGCCAGCATGGGATTCGGGCTGGCCATGGGTCTTGGGATGGCGGTTACTCCCGTCAGCAAGCCGCGCCAGGCAGCACTACTGGTGATCGTTGGTGCCGCACTTGGCGGGTTGGCTTCCTTGGCAGGTTCAACGCCCTGGGCCATCGCCGTACTCATGTTCGTCTCTGCGATCCTCTCTGCAGCAACCAACCAGCGCTCTGCCGGACTGCTCTCGCTGACTCCCGTCATGGTGATCCTCTTTGGCCCCGGCCCCATCAACCTCCCCTGGTGGTCCGCGGTGCTGTGGATTCTTGCCGGAGGGTTGGCAGGAGCCCTCATCACCCGGCTACTCAAGTTCCAGGCCCCAACACTTCCCGTTGAAAAACGCACCGCGTTGGAGCATGGCATCGCGGTAGGCCTATTGTGTGCCGCGATCATGTACTGGGCCTTGGCCAACAGCATCCCACATGGGTACTGGGTCGCGGTGACCGTCCTGATGGCCCTGCGGCCATTGGCTAATCAGCGGCGCGAGACCCTCAACGGACGCCTCATCGGCACCTTACTGGGGGCCATTATCGCCTTGCTGGCCGTGTTGTTCCTACCCGTCTGGGGCGCAGTCATAGTGGCTGTACTGTGCCTGTTCTTCATGGTTTGGTATTCCATGGGAGGTGCATACCTCATGCAAGCTTTGGCTTTGACACCGATGCTGTTGATCTTCGCCTCCCTCGGAGACATCGATCGCGGATTCGAGCTAACCTTTGAGCGAGTCATTTTCACGGTGATTGGAATCGCCGCTGCTGTCTTGGTCGCCTTGTTGCTGCGACGCTGGGAATCACGGCGCGAGGACCTCTCCGCATAG
- a CDS encoding DUF3027 domain-containing protein: MTELPTEPATSSEKVAGLAPRPGVPVWRVGKPDAFLADATATALAAVQEIATDQNIGKHVGVRSEGVRCVTHLFECKLPGYVGWQWFATLTRLSRSKDATVNEVGMLPTNDSVLAPPWVPWAERVRPEDAAAVEPVEAESDVVEPVEAESDD; the protein is encoded by the coding sequence ATGACCGAACTTCCCACGGAACCTGCCACTTCAAGCGAGAAGGTGGCAGGTCTCGCGCCGCGCCCGGGCGTGCCCGTCTGGCGGGTGGGCAAGCCTGACGCTTTCCTGGCCGACGCAACCGCCACGGCACTTGCCGCCGTGCAGGAGATTGCCACCGACCAGAACATTGGCAAGCATGTGGGGGTCCGCAGCGAAGGCGTCAGATGCGTCACGCATCTCTTCGAATGCAAGCTCCCCGGCTATGTGGGATGGCAGTGGTTTGCCACCCTCACACGCCTCTCACGCTCTAAGGACGCCACCGTCAACGAGGTGGGCATGCTGCCGACCAATGATTCGGTGCTGGCCCCGCCGTGGGTCCCGTGGGCTGAGCGCGTGCGCCCCGAAGACGCCGCAGCGGTCGAGCCCGTCGAGGCCGAGTCCGACGTGGTCGAGCCCGTCGAGGCCGAGTCCGACGACTGA
- a CDS encoding DUF6457 domain-containing protein, with product MENQDEVLQAWLDKLLDAFEIADIDVDVHAVLNLAGVAAHSIVRPAAPLTTFVAGLAAGLAAGSGQASEAGAMAAALGLAKKLAAAQAPAAE from the coding sequence ATGGAGAACCAAGACGAGGTCTTGCAAGCATGGCTGGACAAGCTGCTGGACGCCTTCGAGATCGCCGACATTGACGTTGACGTGCACGCGGTGTTGAATCTGGCCGGCGTGGCAGCACATTCGATTGTGCGCCCCGCGGCCCCGCTGACCACCTTCGTGGCCGGGCTGGCCGCCGGCCTCGCCGCAGGGTCAGGGCAGGCGTCCGAGGCTGGTGCCATGGCGGCGGCACTCGGCCTGGCCAAGAAGCTGGCAGCGGCGCAGGCCCCTGCGGCCGAGTAG
- a CDS encoding NlpC/P60 family protein, which yields MSSNTTLGRHRAEVVRTSPMSAIAKAVSSNVGGVGRQAAVIAAASGLVLTSGIAANAATPTVERASDGGTTLSLNTELASAVTAASTVTISFATPVVSSTPAPVVEAPVVAAKSNEVVAAPAAKTTAPKVTSVETPAVAAPVVQSGIGATIAAAALAQLGVAQDCTALASNSLAAAGINYHGWPAGYLSLGRTVSAAEAQPGDLIYYADGGMGLAHIAVYIGNGQAVHGGWGGGMTAIFSANIGSGPVFIAMGH from the coding sequence TTGTCTTCAAACACTACCCTTGGGCGCCATCGCGCCGAGGTTGTTCGGACCAGCCCGATGTCCGCCATCGCAAAAGCCGTCAGCTCCAACGTCGGTGGTGTGGGGCGTCAAGCAGCAGTGATTGCCGCGGCATCAGGTCTCGTTCTTACATCAGGTATTGCAGCAAATGCAGCAACCCCCACCGTGGAGCGCGCCTCCGACGGTGGAACCACGCTCAGCCTGAACACGGAGCTTGCCTCCGCTGTAACGGCGGCATCCACGGTGACGATCTCCTTCGCCACTCCCGTCGTCTCCTCTACGCCCGCCCCTGTTGTTGAGGCACCCGTAGTTGCAGCTAAGAGTAATGAAGTTGTCGCAGCGCCTGCCGCGAAGACAACTGCTCCGAAGGTCACCAGTGTAGAGACTCCGGCAGTTGCCGCCCCTGTAGTCCAGAGCGGCATCGGTGCAACCATTGCAGCGGCAGCTTTGGCTCAGCTCGGTGTTGCACAGGATTGCACGGCCTTGGCCAGCAACTCCTTGGCAGCTGCAGGCATCAACTACCACGGCTGGCCGGCAGGTTACCTGTCCTTGGGTCGCACGGTTTCCGCGGCTGAAGCCCAGCCCGGAGACTTGATCTACTACGCAGATGGCGGCATGGGCCTGGCCCACATCGCTGTTTACATTGGCAACGGCCAGGCCGTACACGGTGGATGGGGTGGCGGCATGACTGCCATCTTCTCCGCAAACATCGGCTCGGGTCCCGTTTTCATTGCGATGGGTCACTAA